CACACCAGCCATCAAGATTAGGCCAGAAGAAGGGTCTAGGCCGTATGTAAGCGGGATCATCAACGCGATTGCTGAAATTGGACCGAGTCCCGGTAGCATACCAATAAAGGTACCAACAAAACAGCCCACAATTACCATCATGATGTTCATTGGCATCACGGCGGTCGAAAGTCCTTGTAAAATTCCGTCTAACATAATGTTATCCCTACCAAAGAGTGAAGATTAAACC
The genomic region above belongs to Moritella sp. F3 and contains:
- a CDS encoding tripartite tricarboxylate transporter permease — its product is MLDGILQGLSTAVMPMNIMMVIVGCFVGTFIGMLPGLGPISAIALMIPLTYGLDPSSGLILMAGVYYGAVFGGSTSSILINAPGCSSTVVTAFDGYPMAQKGQAGKA